The Geobacillus genomosp. 3 genome segment ATAGCGTATTAACGGACAACCTTTGTTTGCCACATGGCAAGCGCCTAAAACGCTGGAAATCAGACGGCCTATTTTCCATGGACAACCTTCCGTGCCATTTGGAAGCGAATACGATAAAGATATAGAAGACAAGGGGGGGAAGTCATGGTTAAAAAAGCGATCATCCCCGCGGCCGGGTATGGGACAAGAGGATTGCCGGTGACGAAAGTCATCCCGAAAGAGATGTTCCCTGTCGGGGCCAAGCCGGCGATCCAATATATTGTGGAAGAAGCGTTTGCCTCGGGAATTGAGGAGCTGCTCATTATTGTCTCGCGGGCGAAAAGTTTAATCGTCGACTACTTTGACCGCTCTTTAGAGCTCGAGGCGTTTTTGGAACGGCGGAACAAGACACATTTGTTAAAAGAGGAGTTTATCCCTTCCGGCCAAATTTATTATACGCGCCAGCCGTACGCGAGGGGATTGGGGGATGCCGTCCGGCTTGGCAAGTCGTTTGCCGGCGGTGAGCCGTTTGCCGTGTTGCTGCCCGATGATATCGTTTTGCATAAAGGGGTTCCGGCCATTCGTCAGCTGATTGAGCATTATGAGCGGTGCGGACAAAGCGTGGTCGGTTTAAATAAAGTGGAGAGAAACGAGTTGCACAAATACGGCGTGATCCGCGGCGAGCCGCTTGACAATGGCGCGTACTGCATCACCGACATGGTGGAAAAGCCAAAAACCAATCCGCCATCCGACTTGGCTGTCATCGGCCGCTACGTGTTCACACCGGCCATTTTTTCATATTTAGAAACGCTGCCAAGCCCCGGGGAAGAAGAAATTCAATTGACCGAGGCGATCCGTCGCCTGGCGGCCGAGGAAGGATGCCAAGGGAAACTCATCGCCGGAACACGGTTTGACATCGGGACGGCTGACGGTTACATGTCACTGCTTTCGGCCGTTTGGAAAGAACGTTGAACGCTCCCCCGCCTATGCCTGCGCTTGGAAGCGGGGGAGTTCCCGTTCGGAACAGGAAAAACCAGGTAAAGACTACCTGGTTTTTTTTCTTAGCCAATCGTACAACCGTTCCTGCTCTTTAATTTGTTTGGCGACGTCAAACTGCTGTTCGATCACTTTGCGCGCCCGTTTTGTAAACGACGGAATCTGTCCCGGATGTTCAAGAAAAAAGCGGATGCCGTTCGCTAGCTCTTTGTCGTCCTTTTCCGGTGCGAGGTAGCCCGTGCGTCCGTGTTCGATCAATTCAGGGATGCCGGCGTGATTCGTCGAGATGACCGGCAGCCCGCTTGCCATCGCCTCTTTCAGCACGTTCGGAATGCCTTCGATGTCCCCGTCAGAGGCTGTCTCACTCGCTAGGCAAAACAGGTGGGCGCGGTTCATTTCTTGCGCGATAGCGGCTGCATCCATAGCCCCGGGCAATTCAACAAATGGGGTCAATCCGAGTTCGTTGACGAGCCGGCGAATGTTTTCTTCGTCTTTACCGCTGCCGATAATACGAAGACGACAGCGCGGATGTTTCGCGTGCACGCGTTGAAAAGCGCGCACGAGCGTTAAAAAGCCTTTTTTCTCGACGAGCCGGCCGATCGAAAGAATGACGATGTCCCCATGTTCCGGGATCGTCCGTTCCTGATACGGAAATAAATCGAGTTCAATGCCGCCATAGAGAACATGAATTTTTTCCGATGGAAACCCTAGCGTAACAAGTTCATCGGCTAGGTAACGGCAGACGGGGAGAAAGAGTGCCCCGTGCTGCTTGAGCAGGCTATACCGCTTTTGGTTGCGCCGCAGGCTGTTGCCTTTGGCGGAGCCGTCGCGGCCGCGGATGCTGACGACAAGCGGAATGCGATGGGTGATGCAAAGCGGGAGAATTTCAATGGCGTGTTTGCCGTGATGAGCATGAATGGCTACGATATTTTGTTCTTTGACGAAACGGCCGAAATTGTTGATATCGTTGAGGTGATAATAATTAACAAGAGGAAACGGGTGGCTGCCGTCATCAGCGAACGATCCGATAATGATCGACCGATATTTTTTTAGATGAACCATTTGGTTGTAAATAAAGCGTTGGTTAATTTTCATTTTTTCATGGATAAAGTGGGCGATCGTTTGTTTCATGTTCTTGATCCCTCGCTTTTGAATAAATCGGACAAAAAAGCGAATTTTTTCGTTTCCTGCTCGGCGAGACGGGTGAGCAAGTCTAAAGACGAGCGGTTCTTTGCCGTCTGCTTTCGTTTTTCAACGATGGCCATTTCGCTGTAAAACACGTGCGGAAACATGGCGTCGGCTAAGTAGACGTTTTTATACGGAGCGTACAGCGAGCAGATGGAGAAGTACAGGTCAAATAATGGCTCAAGTCTCTTGATTACATCGTTTTTTGGATTTTTCGTCAACGAAATGAGC includes the following:
- a CDS encoding UTP--glucose-1-phosphate uridylyltransferase gives rise to the protein MVKKAIIPAAGYGTRGLPVTKVIPKEMFPVGAKPAIQYIVEEAFASGIEELLIIVSRAKSLIVDYFDRSLELEAFLERRNKTHLLKEEFIPSGQIYYTRQPYARGLGDAVRLGKSFAGGEPFAVLLPDDIVLHKGVPAIRQLIEHYERCGQSVVGLNKVERNELHKYGVIRGEPLDNGAYCITDMVEKPKTNPPSDLAVIGRYVFTPAIFSYLETLPSPGEEEIQLTEAIRRLAAEEGCQGKLIAGTRFDIGTADGYMSLLSAVWKER
- a CDS encoding glycosyltransferase; protein product: MKQTIAHFIHEKMKINQRFIYNQMVHLKKYRSIIIGSFADDGSHPFPLVNYYHLNDINNFGRFVKEQNIVAIHAHHGKHAIEILPLCITHRIPLVVSIRGRDGSAKGNSLRRNQKRYSLLKQHGALFLPVCRYLADELVTLGFPSEKIHVLYGGIELDLFPYQERTIPEHGDIVILSIGRLVEKKGFLTLVRAFQRVHAKHPRCRLRIIGSGKDEENIRRLVNELGLTPFVELPGAMDAAAIAQEMNRAHLFCLASETASDGDIEGIPNVLKEAMASGLPVISTNHAGIPELIEHGRTGYLAPEKDDKELANGIRFFLEHPGQIPSFTKRARKVIEQQFDVAKQIKEQERLYDWLRKKTR